The genomic DNA ATCTGGCAGCAGGCTGAAGAGTTCCCAGGCGACCTGCAACGTTGTCTCAATGCTTCGCTCAACGTTCCCCTGTGATATAAACCGTTTCTCAAAGTGATCAGCAAACTTGAGATAATTCCGGTCAAGCTCCGAGAGTGCTTCTTCTCCGACAATGGCAACGAGTCTTCGAAGGTCCCGCCCATAGGCATATGAAGCATATAGCTGATCTGCCACATTCCGATGATCCTCACGGGTCTTACCTGGCCCGATTCCCAGGTTCATGAGCCGCGAAAGACAGGGGAGAGCATCAATGGGCGGATTAATCCCTTTCCTGAACAGATCACGGGAGAGTACAATCTGCCCCTCAGTGATGTACCCGGTCAGATCAGGCACCGGATGGGTGATATCATCATCCGGCATCGTCAGGATCGGGATCTGGGTGATCGAACCGGTACAGCCCTTGATACGACCGGCCCGCTCGTAAATGGTTGCAAGGTCGGTGTACATATACCCCGGATACCCGCGACGACCAGGAATCTCCTCCCGTGCTGTTGAGATCTCACGAAGAGCATCGCAATAATTTGTCATATCGGTCAGGATGACCAGTACATGCAGATTGTGTGTATACGCCAGGAACTCAGCAGCAGTCAGAGCACACCGGGGCGTTGCAATCCGTTCAATCGTCGGATCATCGGCCAGGTTTAAGAAGAAGACGACCCGTTCAAGGGCTCCGCTCTCTTCAAACTCCTTCATGAAGAATGACGCTTCCTTGTAGGTGATACCCATCGCTGCAAAGACCACGGCAAAGTTCTCACCCTCACCAAGAACCTTTGCCTGTTTTGCAATCTGGGCAGCCAGCTGATTTGCCGGAAGTCCTGCACCTGAGAAGATAGGAAGTTTCTGTCCCCTGACAAGAGTGTTTAATGCATCAATTGCCGATATACCGGTCTGGATAAACTCGGCAGGTTTGTCACGGGAGTAGGGATTGATCGGCATACCGGCGATATCGAGCCGTGCCTCCGGAATGATTTCCGGACCACCATCCCGTGGCCGTCCGACCCCGTCCAGTACCCGACCAAGCATATCATAGGAGACATCAAGAAGGGGTGACTGGCCGGTAAACCTGACCGTAGTCACATGGCTATCTATACCCCGTGTCCCCTCAAAGACCTGGACAACTGCAATATCCTCTGAAATATCAAGAATCTGGCCGGTCCGTGCCTCACCATCCGGAAGAATGATCTGTGCTGTCTCTCCAAACGAGATCTCCTTGGGCCGTTCAACAAAGATCAGGGGACCTGATACATAATTGACCGTCTGGTACTCAACCGTAATCAGGCTGCCGTGCTGCATGTCTGCACCTCCAGGTTTTCAGTCTGTTCCCAGACAATATCACTCAGTCGTTTCAACCGGTCCAGATCCCTCTGCTCTTTCATCCGTGCTATCTCTGACCGTGCCGGGATGGAGAGGAGCTGACGAAGCGGGACATTCCGTCTCATGGCTGCACGGATTGCATCATAATACCAGATAATGATCTTCAGCATCCAGTACTGTTTTTCAAGCGGACAGAATGAATCATCATCACTGTATGCACTCTGCTGCAGGAAATCTTCTCGGATGATCTTTGCAATCTCAAGAACGACCTTCTCCTTGTCAGGAAGGGCATCAGGCCCGACAAGCTGCACGATCTCCTGCAGTTCTACTTCCTTTTGCAGAATATACATCGCCCGTCCCCTGAACTGGTACCAGTCTCTGGCGACCTTCTCCGAAAACCAGTCCTCGACATCCTCCAAATACAGGGAATAACTCCGGATCCAATTTACCGACGGGTAATGCCGGCGGTATGCAAGATTTGCATCAAGTGCCCAGAATGTTCCGGCAATACGAAGAGTATTCTGTGTAATCGGCTCTGAGAAGTCCCCGCCTGGTGGTGATACCGCCCCGATGATCGTCACCGACCCGGTCTTCTCCTCCGAACCGGCACAGATGACACGCCCGGCCCGTTCATAAAAGGCAGCAAGACGGGTTGCAAGATAGGCAGGATACCCTTCTTCCCCTGGCATCTCCTCAAGCCGTCCTGACACTTCACGAAGTGCTTCACCCCACCGGGACGTTGAATCGGCTAGAAGTGCAACATCCATGCCCATGTCCCGGTAATATTCAGCGATAGTAATCCCGGTATAAATGGATGCTTCACGGGCAGCGACCGGCATATTTGAGGTGTTTGCTATCATGATCGTCCGCTCAATCAGGGGATAGCCGGTCCTCGGGTCGGTCAGTTCTGGAAACTCAGTCAGCACATCAGTCATCTCGTTGCCCCGTTCACCGCACCCGATGTACACAACCACCTGGGTATCTGCCCATTTCGCAAGAGTCTGCTCAGACACCGTCTTTCCGGTTCCAAATCCGCCCGGAATCATGGCAGTCCCACCCTTTACCAGGGGGAACATGGTATCAAATACCCGCTGACCGGTGAGCAGGGGAACCTCCGGATCCAGTCGTTTGACAAAGGGCCTCCCTTTCCTGACCGGCCACCGCTGAAGCATGGTTATCTCGGTCCCGTCTGCAAGGGTACATACTACATCGGTTACGGTGAACTCTCCAGAAGCGATCGTTTTTATCTCGCCTGATACGCCGGGTGGGACCATGATCGAATGGACCAGATGAAACTCCTGGACCGTTCCAAGAACATCACCGGTCTGGACCATTTCACCAGCTTTCTTCACCGGATTAAATGCCCATCTCTTCTCCCGGTCTAGGCCGGGGACCATGATCCCCCTGCTGATATAGTTCCCGCTTTTCGCATACAGGGCAGGAAGCGGCCGCTGTACCCCGTCATAAATAGATGCCAGCAGACCCGGACCCAGCTCGACGGAGAGCGGAACACCGGTATTCTCCACCGGTTCGTGGATCATAAGACCGGTGGTATCCTCATAGACCTGGATGACTGCCTCATCACCTTCAAGGCGGATAATCTCACCGGGAAGAGCAGCCCTACCCACCCATACCACATCATACATCCGCGATCCGGTCATATTCCTGGCAGTAATCACCGGCCCTGAAATCCTGGCTATTGTTCCGGTAATCATATTAGCTCCTCATTACCACATTGTATCCAATTGCTCTCCGGAGCAGCCGTTCCACATATCCGCTCACTTCATCGCCTTTTCGTGGTGCAGGAATCGGGATGATGACCGGGTGATAACACCGCTCAACCTGTTCATACAGACTCTTGTCAAGATTGGCCAGGTAATCCTCCCTGATGGCAATTATTCCGGTCTCCTCTTCGTGAAGGAGAGATGAAAGAACTCTGGATGCTTCAAAGGAATCTTCCACCTCAAGGACATCAGATCCGGCAAGACGAAACCCGGTTGCTGATTCCGGATCAGTGATGACGACGACTTTATACATACACCATCTCAGCCTCCATATCTTCAGGGGGGATCAGGGCATTTTTACACCGGGCGATGATACGCAGGTTCATTATCTCGGTGTATTTTGCCCACAGATACCCGATAACCACCGTCACCGACAGAGGATCCCCCCGGTATAACCTGACTGCATGTCTGATGAGATATTCATCAAGAAGATGCTGGTACGTGGATATTTTAACTGTATCGCCTTCGGTGCTTCGAAGATCAGAAAGAAACCGGTACGGAGTCTCTTCAAGATATTCAATGAGCGATGCTATGGAGCCAAGATTTAATAGCATTTTGAGCTTCTTTCGGT from Methanospirillum hungatei JF-1 includes the following:
- a CDS encoding V-type ATP synthase subunit B → MQHGSLITVEYQTVNYVSGPLIFVERPKEISFGETAQIILPDGEARTGQILDISEDIAVVQVFEGTRGIDSHVTTVRFTGQSPLLDVSYDMLGRVLDGVGRPRDGGPEIIPEARLDIAGMPINPYSRDKPAEFIQTGISAIDALNTLVRGQKLPIFSGAGLPANQLAAQIAKQAKVLGEGENFAVVFAAMGITYKEASFFMKEFEESGALERVVFFLNLADDPTIERIATPRCALTAAEFLAYTHNLHVLVILTDMTNYCDALREISTAREEIPGRRGYPGYMYTDLATIYERAGRIKGCTGSITQIPILTMPDDDITHPVPDLTGYITEGQIVLSRDLFRKGINPPIDALPCLSRLMNLGIGPGKTREDHRNVADQLYASYAYGRDLRRLVAIVGEEALSELDRNYLKFADHFEKRFISQGNVERSIETTLQVAWELFSLLPDEELKRIKEEYIDKYRTLIISGG
- a CDS encoding V-type ATP synthase subunit A — its product is MITGTIARISGPVITARNMTGSRMYDVVWVGRAALPGEIIRLEGDEAVIQVYEDTTGLMIHEPVENTGVPLSVELGPGLLASIYDGVQRPLPALYAKSGNYISRGIMVPGLDREKRWAFNPVKKAGEMVQTGDVLGTVQEFHLVHSIMVPPGVSGEIKTIASGEFTVTDVVCTLADGTEITMLQRWPVRKGRPFVKRLDPEVPLLTGQRVFDTMFPLVKGGTAMIPGGFGTGKTVSEQTLAKWADTQVVVYIGCGERGNEMTDVLTEFPELTDPRTGYPLIERTIMIANTSNMPVAAREASIYTGITIAEYYRDMGMDVALLADSTSRWGEALREVSGRLEEMPGEEGYPAYLATRLAAFYERAGRVICAGSEEKTGSVTIIGAVSPPGGDFSEPITQNTLRIAGTFWALDANLAYRRHYPSVNWIRSYSLYLEDVEDWFSEKVARDWYQFRGRAMYILQKEVELQEIVQLVGPDALPDKEKVVLEIAKIIREDFLQQSAYSDDDSFCPLEKQYWMLKIIIWYYDAIRAAMRRNVPLRQLLSIPARSEIARMKEQRDLDRLKRLSDIVWEQTENLEVQTCSTAA
- a CDS encoding V-type ATP synthase subunit F; translation: MYKVVVITDPESATGFRLAGSDVLEVEDSFEASRVLSSLLHEEETGIIAIREDYLANLDKSLYEQVERCYHPVIIPIPAPRKGDEVSGYVERLLRRAIGYNVVMRS